The following proteins are encoded in a genomic region of Streptomyces collinus Tu 365:
- a CDS encoding ABC transporter ATP-binding protein: MTVTTPEKATAVKAATVEFRSLRREFGSTVALDGLDLSVRPGEFLALLGPSGCGKTTALRMLAGFEHPDSGAVLVDGEDVTRVPAHRRDAGMVFQSYSLFPHLNALDNVAFGLRMRNVRTAERRSRAGELLELVGLGDKGGRYPHQLSGGQQQRIALARALALRPRVLLLDEPLSALDAKVRLTLREEIRRLQQELGITTLFVTHDQEEALSVADRVAVMRDGRLEQCAEPAELYGRPATAFVAEFVGTMSRLPGVLKDGTADVLGQRLPADGEVPDGPVDVLVRPEAVRLRADERGGARVVATAFLGAVVRVTVRLADGTEAKADLPAHEAAGLGAGTAVTVSLPERPVLVAERIQK, translated from the coding sequence ATGACCGTCACCACGCCCGAGAAGGCAACGGCCGTCAAGGCCGCCACCGTCGAATTCCGCTCACTGCGGCGGGAGTTCGGGTCCACCGTCGCCCTCGACGGACTCGACCTGAGCGTCCGGCCCGGCGAGTTCCTGGCCCTGCTCGGCCCGTCCGGCTGCGGCAAGACCACCGCGCTGCGCATGCTCGCCGGGTTCGAGCACCCCGACTCCGGTGCCGTCCTGGTGGACGGTGAGGACGTCACCCGGGTCCCGGCCCACCGCCGCGACGCCGGGATGGTCTTCCAGTCGTACAGCCTCTTCCCGCACCTGAACGCCCTCGACAACGTCGCCTTCGGGCTGCGGATGCGCAACGTCCGCACCGCCGAACGCCGTTCCCGTGCAGGCGAGTTGCTGGAGCTGGTCGGCCTCGGCGACAAGGGTGGCCGCTACCCGCACCAGCTCTCCGGCGGCCAGCAGCAGCGCATCGCGCTGGCCCGCGCCCTCGCGCTGCGCCCGCGGGTGCTGCTGCTCGACGAGCCGCTGTCCGCGCTGGACGCCAAGGTGCGCCTCACCCTGCGCGAGGAGATCCGCCGGCTCCAGCAGGAGCTCGGCATCACCACGCTTTTCGTCACCCACGACCAGGAGGAGGCGCTGTCCGTCGCCGACCGGGTCGCCGTCATGCGGGACGGCCGGCTCGAACAGTGCGCCGAGCCCGCCGAGTTGTACGGCCGGCCCGCCACCGCCTTCGTCGCCGAGTTCGTGGGCACCATGAGCCGGCTGCCGGGCGTGCTGAAGGACGGCACCGCCGACGTGCTCGGGCAGCGGCTGCCGGCCGACGGCGAGGTGCCCGACGGCCCGGTGGACGTGCTGGTGCGGCCCGAGGCCGTACGGCTGCGCGCCGACGAGCGGGGTGGCGCCCGGGTGGTCGCCACGGCCTTCCTCGGCGCGGTCGTCCGGGTCACCGTACGGCTGGCCGACGGCACCGAGGCCAAGGCCGACCTGCCCGCCCACGAGGCCGCCGGCCTCGGCGCCGGAACCGCCGTCACCGTGTCGCTGCCCGAGCGGCCGGTGCTGGTGGCCGAACGCATCCAGAAGTGA
- a CDS encoding HAD-IA family hydrolase yields the protein MTPHTPNRPHPRLRAVLFDMDGTLVDTERLWWEAVEQVAGRALTDADQPEVLGRPVEHTAHWLATATGTPAARLAADLHREFAERVRTGVVPRPGAVELLDALAADRIPAALVTASPRAVADVVLDALGAHRFATSVTADDTARTKPAPDPYLAACRNLGVDPAACVAVEDTATGVASAEAAGCAVLAVPSLAPIAEAPGRTVRDSLTGVTAAGLERMVVPRLRVMSWNLWLGGSQVDDHRAKQVAAVLAAGADVVGLQETGGTAAQELAEALGWHHHRAGENLGILSRHPVTARFGDPDVGFYGAAGVRIAVAPGHEVDVWTAHLHYTPYGPYEAAFDGLPADELTAHEELRLGQLRDALDRIAGSAREGVPVVLVGDFNCPSHLDWPDVRWPVTEAAEKAGFADSFREAHPDPAAEPGHTWSPVHPVHEDGSGRPEPQDRIDYVLHHGLTVLDSRTLVTGTPRPWPDVAGNEWPSDHAAVVTTFTLPVG from the coding sequence GTGACCCCCCACACCCCCAACCGCCCCCACCCCCGGCTGCGGGCCGTCCTCTTCGACATGGACGGCACCCTCGTGGACACCGAGCGCCTGTGGTGGGAGGCGGTCGAACAGGTCGCCGGACGCGCGCTGACCGACGCCGACCAGCCGGAGGTGCTCGGCCGCCCGGTGGAGCACACCGCCCACTGGCTCGCCACGGCCACCGGCACGCCCGCCGCCCGGCTCGCCGCCGACCTGCACCGCGAGTTCGCCGAGCGCGTCCGCACCGGTGTCGTGCCCCGCCCCGGCGCCGTCGAGCTGCTGGACGCCCTCGCCGCCGACCGGATCCCGGCCGCCCTGGTCACCGCGTCCCCGCGGGCGGTCGCCGACGTCGTGCTCGACGCGCTGGGCGCCCACCGCTTCGCCACCTCCGTCACCGCCGACGACACCGCCCGCACCAAGCCCGCCCCCGACCCCTACCTCGCCGCCTGCCGTAACCTCGGCGTCGACCCGGCGGCCTGCGTCGCCGTCGAGGACACCGCGACCGGCGTGGCCTCCGCCGAGGCGGCCGGGTGCGCGGTGCTGGCCGTGCCCTCGCTCGCGCCGATCGCCGAGGCGCCCGGCCGGACCGTCCGGGACAGCCTGACCGGGGTCACGGCCGCCGGCCTGGAACGCATGGTCGTGCCCCGGCTCCGCGTGATGAGCTGGAACCTGTGGCTCGGCGGCAGCCAGGTCGACGATCACCGCGCCAAGCAGGTCGCTGCGGTCCTCGCCGCCGGTGCCGACGTCGTCGGGCTCCAGGAGACCGGCGGGACGGCCGCCCAGGAGCTGGCCGAGGCCCTCGGCTGGCACCACCACCGGGCCGGCGAGAACCTCGGCATCCTCAGCCGCCACCCCGTCACCGCCCGCTTCGGCGACCCGGACGTGGGCTTCTACGGCGCGGCCGGGGTCCGGATCGCGGTCGCACCCGGCCACGAGGTCGACGTCTGGACCGCACACCTGCACTACACGCCGTACGGGCCGTACGAGGCCGCCTTCGACGGACTGCCGGCCGACGAGCTGACCGCCCACGAGGAGCTGCGGCTCGGCCAGCTGCGGGACGCGCTGGACCGTATCGCCGGGTCCGCGCGCGAAGGCGTCCCGGTCGTGCTCGTCGGCGACTTCAACTGCCCCTCGCACCTGGACTGGCCGGACGTACGGTGGCCGGTGACCGAGGCGGCCGAGAAGGCGGGGTTCGCCGACTCCTTCCGCGAGGCCCACCCCGACCCCGCCGCCGAACCCGGGCACACCTGGTCGCCCGTCCATCCGGTGCACGAGGACGGCAGCGGGCGGCCCGAACCGCAGGACCGGATCGACTACGTCCTGCACCACGGACTGACCGTGCTCGACTCCCGGACGCTGGTCACCGGCACCCCGCGGCCCTGGCCGGACGTGGCGGGCAACGAGTGGCCCTCGGACCACGCGGCGGTCGTCACGACCTTCACCCTGCCCGTCGGGTGA
- a CDS encoding LLM class F420-dependent oxidoreductase, whose product MATRLGLGLPQNRQYDLGRDVPDVARTAERIGYDSLWVYERALYPEPATQGLYGVPGLPWPDSYRGVAEPLVTLTLAAAATERVELGSSVLVAPLHLPFQLAKALATLDAASGGRVLAGFGTGWSHDEYAAAGVRPFEERGKVMDELIDVCRAVWGPDPVVHDGPVSRIDSAVVGPKPARPIPILLAGSGKRALRRLVDHADGWLPVGAGVEQIAAQWAELQDLAAERGRQQPIRTVLRVNAVHSAKPYDGDDRRPFQGDADQIVADLVQHAELGLDEILVDLQAATRDAQELKDVAAEVFEKARAAGV is encoded by the coding sequence ATGGCTACTCGGCTCGGACTCGGTCTCCCGCAGAACCGGCAGTACGACCTCGGCAGGGACGTGCCCGACGTGGCGCGCACGGCCGAGCGGATCGGATACGACAGCCTCTGGGTCTACGAGCGCGCCCTCTACCCGGAGCCGGCCACCCAGGGTCTGTACGGCGTACCGGGACTGCCCTGGCCCGACTCCTACCGGGGTGTCGCCGAGCCACTGGTCACCCTCACGCTCGCGGCCGCCGCCACCGAACGCGTCGAGCTGGGCTCCAGTGTGCTGGTCGCACCGCTGCACCTGCCCTTCCAGCTCGCCAAGGCCCTCGCCACGCTGGACGCGGCGAGCGGCGGCCGGGTGCTCGCCGGATTCGGCACCGGCTGGTCCCACGACGAGTACGCGGCGGCGGGCGTGCGCCCCTTCGAGGAGCGCGGCAAGGTGATGGACGAGCTGATCGACGTGTGCCGGGCGGTGTGGGGCCCGGACCCGGTGGTGCACGACGGCCCGGTCAGCAGGATCGACTCGGCCGTGGTCGGGCCCAAGCCGGCCCGCCCCATCCCGATCCTCCTCGCCGGGTCCGGCAAGCGGGCGCTGCGCCGGCTGGTGGACCACGCCGACGGCTGGCTGCCGGTGGGCGCCGGGGTCGAGCAGATCGCCGCCCAGTGGGCCGAGCTGCAGGACCTGGCCGCCGAGCGGGGCCGTCAGCAGCCCATCCGGACGGTGCTGCGCGTCAACGCGGTCCACTCGGCCAAGCCGTACGACGGCGACGACCGCCGGCCGTTCCAGGGCGACGCCGACCAGATCGTGGCGGACCTGGTCCAGCACGCGGAGCTGGGTCTGGACGAGATCCTGGTCGATCTCCAGGCGGCCACGCGGGACGCGCAGGAGCTCAAGGACGTCGCCGCCGAGGTGTTCGAGAAGGCGCGGGCGGCCGGGGTCTGA
- a CDS encoding DUF742 domain-containing protein, which yields MSDEHWYEDETGSMVRPYTVTRGRTRPSGAHPIDLMSPVSALDTGTPGPDVDHARAALLDLIRRGPRPVVELAADADLPLTVLRVLLGDLAEAGLVRIGEPSRVTADGPATDPALLREIMDRLREL from the coding sequence GTGAGCGACGAGCACTGGTACGAGGACGAGACCGGGTCGATGGTGCGCCCCTACACGGTGACCCGCGGCCGCACCCGGCCCTCGGGCGCGCACCCCATCGACCTGATGTCCCCGGTCAGCGCGCTGGACACCGGCACCCCAGGACCGGACGTCGACCACGCCCGCGCCGCCCTGCTCGACCTCATCAGGCGCGGCCCGCGACCGGTCGTGGAGCTGGCGGCCGACGCCGACCTGCCGCTGACCGTCCTGCGGGTCCTGCTCGGCGACCTGGCCGAGGCGGGCCTGGTCCGCATCGGCGAACCGAGCCGCGTCACGGCGGACGGCCCCGCCACCGATCCGGCGCTGCTGCGGGAGATCATGGACCGGCTGCGGGAGCTGTAG
- a CDS encoding roadblock/LC7 domain-containing protein: MHGDDQNPENPSPVAGAPGTDLGWLLDDLVARTDHVRQAVLLTADGLALSSSDGMRRRDIEHLAAVCSGFHGLARSAGERFEVGEVRQTMVMLEDAYLFITPAGHGSRLAVLSEAGTDVGQLAHEMALLVRRLGRHLDAADRSAS; this comes from the coding sequence ATGCACGGTGACGACCAGAACCCCGAGAACCCGTCCCCGGTCGCCGGCGCGCCGGGGACGGACCTCGGCTGGCTGCTCGACGACCTCGTGGCCCGCACGGACCACGTCCGCCAGGCCGTGCTGCTCACCGCCGACGGTCTTGCGCTGAGCAGCTCGGACGGCATGCGCAGACGGGACATCGAGCACCTGGCCGCCGTCTGCTCCGGCTTCCACGGCCTCGCCCGCTCGGCGGGGGAGCGGTTCGAGGTTGGGGAAGTGCGGCAGACCATGGTCATGCTGGAGGACGCCTACCTCTTCATCACCCCCGCCGGGCACGGCAGCCGCCTCGCCGTGCTGAGCGAGGCGGGCACCGACGTCGGACAGCTCGCCCACGAGATGGCCCTGCTCGTCCGCCGTCTCGGCCGCCACCTGGACGCCGCCGACCGCTCGGCCTCCTGA
- a CDS encoding ATP-binding protein: MRWPLGRPTTVRSRIVALALAPAVALMALWSFAMVSVTAELRALIRLQGVYEDFGTPVDTAVGQIQIERRMSAAYLGTRRGTAAAGDLLGQQRRTDRAVDALRQAVRDGDRDRLTDRQRQALDTMVAATGRLEGLRERVLARDITWDRAVDAYSALVEPGFDVQSTLTALQAGQLAREAQVVTELVRVREFVSREDALVAGARAAGTLTDRQYDMLTSTIEDRRVFERTYVPDLPADSRALFVRFQSDGTYRALARGEDALLRAGAGRAGQAVAADTWRSTTDRAVQRYMRLCTRSAENSAARGRAFAYHELTRAAVVGAAGLAAVTLSLWLAVRGARRISRRLETLRDEADVLTTRQLPDVMRRLSAGERVDALAEAPPLAADETGDDEIGQVARSFNTARHAAVEAAVTQAGLRRGLFAVLLNIARRNQALVHRQLKLVDTLERRTDDPDVLRQLFRIDHLTTRMRRHAESLIILSGAAPGRRWRGPVPVADVVASAVSEIEDYTRVVVPPMPETAVAADAVADIAHLLAELLENATVFSPPHTQVTLRPGRVGGGFVLEIDDRGLGLDAEQRAHAERTLTDPDAFDPTRHDRLGLYVVGRLAARHGITVTLRDSPYGGTTAVVLLPRGVLAEVEGAGGGGVGLGAAAGPGPRAVAGAGAAGSGAGAVAVDGARAGNVARSVAGVASTAGAEAGAGSAQAPGSVAGADPAGGEGTAADAAPEPGAELPFRGRRPEAAELPSRRRRVPDAADPPPGPPAAQPHPGQRPEAGEPAVALPSRRRSAAGAVPEAPEAPGAPVLPTRTRQASLARELREEPPPRAAAPAREIGADEMRAIFGAFQRGLDRGRKGLPAAGGPDGPDGEGRLADGGESITGITRVTDAAGPTDADAVPTHADEGTDTDDAR, encoded by the coding sequence ATGCGCTGGCCCCTCGGCCGTCCCACCACCGTCCGCTCGCGGATCGTGGCGCTCGCGCTCGCCCCGGCCGTCGCCCTGATGGCGCTGTGGAGCTTCGCCATGGTGTCGGTCACGGCCGAACTGCGCGCGCTGATCCGGCTCCAGGGGGTGTACGAGGACTTCGGCACCCCCGTGGACACCGCCGTCGGGCAGATCCAGATCGAGCGCCGGATGTCCGCCGCCTACCTCGGGACCCGCCGCGGCACGGCCGCCGCCGGAGACCTGCTGGGCCAGCAGCGCCGCACCGACCGGGCCGTCGACGCCCTGCGCCAGGCGGTCCGGGACGGGGACCGCGACCGGCTCACCGACCGCCAGCGGCAGGCCCTGGACACCATGGTCGCCGCCACCGGCAGACTCGAAGGACTGCGCGAACGCGTGCTCGCCAGGGACATCACCTGGGACCGGGCGGTCGACGCCTACAGCGCGCTGGTCGAGCCCGGCTTCGACGTGCAGTCCACGCTCACCGCGCTCCAGGCCGGGCAGCTCGCCCGCGAGGCCCAGGTCGTCACCGAACTCGTCCGGGTCCGCGAGTTCGTCTCCCGGGAGGACGCCCTGGTCGCCGGGGCGCGCGCCGCCGGCACCCTCACCGACCGGCAGTACGACATGCTGACCTCGACGATCGAGGACCGGCGCGTCTTCGAGCGCACCTACGTGCCCGACCTGCCCGCCGACTCGCGCGCCCTGTTCGTACGGTTCCAGAGCGACGGCACCTACCGCGCGCTGGCGCGGGGCGAGGACGCGCTGCTGCGGGCCGGTGCCGGGCGGGCCGGGCAGGCCGTCGCCGCCGACACCTGGCGGTCCACCACCGACCGGGCCGTCCAGCGCTACATGCGGCTGTGCACCCGCTCCGCCGAGAACTCCGCCGCGCGCGGGCGTGCCTTCGCCTATCACGAGCTGACCAGGGCCGCCGTCGTCGGCGCGGCCGGGCTCGCCGCCGTGACGCTGTCCCTGTGGCTCGCGGTACGCGGCGCCCGGCGCATCTCGCGCCGTCTGGAGACCCTGCGGGACGAGGCGGACGTGCTCACCACCCGGCAGCTCCCGGACGTGATGCGCAGGCTGAGCGCGGGGGAGCGGGTGGACGCGCTCGCCGAGGCGCCGCCACTCGCCGCCGACGAGACGGGGGACGACGAGATCGGGCAGGTCGCCCGCTCGTTCAACACCGCGCGGCACGCCGCGGTGGAGGCCGCCGTCACACAGGCCGGCCTGCGCCGGGGCCTGTTCGCCGTGCTGCTCAACATCGCCCGGCGCAACCAGGCGCTGGTGCACCGCCAGCTCAAGCTGGTCGACACGCTGGAGCGGCGCACGGACGACCCCGACGTGCTGCGCCAGCTGTTCCGCATCGACCATCTGACCACCCGTATGCGCCGGCACGCGGAGAGCCTGATCATCCTCTCCGGGGCGGCGCCCGGCCGGCGCTGGCGCGGGCCCGTGCCGGTCGCGGACGTCGTCGCCTCCGCGGTGAGCGAGATCGAGGACTACACCCGCGTGGTGGTCCCGCCGATGCCCGAGACCGCCGTCGCGGCGGACGCCGTGGCCGACATCGCCCACCTGCTCGCGGAGCTGCTGGAGAACGCCACGGTGTTCTCGCCGCCGCACACCCAGGTCACCCTGCGCCCGGGGCGGGTCGGCGGCGGCTTCGTCCTGGAGATCGACGACCGCGGCCTCGGCCTCGACGCCGAGCAGCGCGCCCACGCCGAGCGCACCCTCACCGACCCCGACGCCTTCGACCCCACCCGCCACGACCGGCTCGGCCTGTACGTCGTTGGCCGCCTCGCCGCCCGTCACGGCATCACCGTGACCCTCCGCGACTCGCCGTACGGCGGCACGACGGCGGTGGTACTGCTGCCCCGCGGGGTCCTGGCCGAGGTGGAGGGTGCGGGCGGTGGGGGTGTGGGCCTGGGCGCGGCTGCGGGTCCCGGCCCGAGGGCGGTGGCCGGTGCGGGTGCGGCTGGGAGCGGTGCCGGTGCGGTGGCCGTGGACGGCGCCCGCGCGGGGAACGTGGCCCGCTCCGTCGCCGGTGTCGCGTCCACTGCTGGTGCGGAGGCGGGCGCCGGTTCGGCGCAGGCCCCCGGCTCCGTCGCCGGGGCCGATCCCGCTGGTGGTGAGGGCACCGCCGCTGATGCCGCTCCGGAGCCCGGTGCCGAGCTGCCGTTTCGCGGGCGGCGTCCGGAGGCGGCCGAGCTGCCGTCGCGGCGGCGGAGAGTACCCGACGCCGCTGACCCCCCTCCCGGGCCCCCTGCTGCGCAGCCGCACCCCGGGCAGCGGCCCGAGGCGGGCGAGCCCGCGGTGGCGCTGCCGTCGAGGCGGCGGAGCGCGGCCGGGGCCGTGCCCGAGGCGCCGGAGGCGCCCGGTGCCCCCGTGCTGCCCACCCGCACCCGGCAGGCTTCCCTCGCCCGGGAGCTGCGTGAGGAGCCGCCGCCACGGGCCGCGGCGCCCGCCCGCGAGATCGGCGCCGACGAGATGCGCGCGATCTTCGGCGCCTTCCAGCGAGGCCTGGACCGCGGCCGCAAGGGCCTGCCCGCGGCCGGCGGCCCGGACGGACCCGACGGAGAGGGCCGCCTCGCCGACGGCGGCGAGTCGATCACCGGCATCACCCGCGTCACCGACGCCGCCGGCCCCACCGACGCGGACGCAGTGCCCACCCACGCCGACGAAGGGACGGACACCGACGATGCACGGTGA
- a CDS encoding flavin monoamine oxidase family protein: MTSTVPNAVEHADEQQPPITMFGPDFPYAYDDFLAHPAGLGQIPATEHGTEVAVIGGGLSGIVAAYELMKMGLKPVVYEADQIGGRLRTVGFEGCDESLTAEMGAMRFPPSSTALQHYIDMVGLETRPFPNPLAEATPSTVVDLKGESHYAETVADLPQVYRDVAEAWNRCLEEGADFSDMNRAMRERDVPRIREIWAKLVEKLDNQTFYGFLCDSEAFKSFRHREIFGQVGFGTGGWDTDFPNSILEILRVVYTEADDHHRGIVGGSQQLPLRLWEREPEKIVHWPYGTSLKSLHADGEPRPAVTRLHRTAGNRITVTDANGDIRTYQAAIFTAQSWMLLSKIACDDSLFPIDHWTAIERTHYMESSKLFVPVDRPFWLDKDEETGRDVMSMTLTDRMTRGTYLLDDGPDKPAVICLSYTWCDDSLKWLPLSASERMEVMLKSLGEIYPKVDIRKHIIGNPVTVSWENEPYFMGAFKANLPGHYRYQRRLFTHFMQESLAEDKRGIFLAGDDISWTAGWAEGAIQTALNAVWGVMHHFGGETDPTNPGPGDVYDEIAPVELPED, from the coding sequence ATGACGTCCACGGTGCCCAACGCCGTCGAGCACGCCGACGAGCAGCAGCCGCCGATCACCATGTTCGGCCCGGACTTCCCCTACGCCTACGACGACTTCCTCGCCCACCCGGCGGGCCTCGGCCAGATACCCGCGACCGAGCACGGCACCGAGGTCGCCGTCATCGGCGGCGGTCTGTCCGGCATCGTGGCCGCCTACGAGCTGATGAAGATGGGCCTGAAGCCCGTCGTCTACGAGGCCGACCAGATCGGCGGCCGGCTGCGCACCGTGGGCTTCGAGGGCTGCGACGAGTCGCTGACCGCCGAGATGGGCGCCATGCGCTTCCCGCCGTCCTCCACCGCGCTCCAGCACTACATCGACATGGTGGGCCTGGAGACCCGGCCGTTCCCGAACCCGCTCGCCGAGGCGACCCCGTCGACCGTGGTCGACCTCAAGGGCGAGTCGCACTACGCCGAGACCGTCGCCGACCTGCCCCAGGTGTACCGGGACGTCGCCGAGGCCTGGAACAGGTGCCTCGAAGAGGGCGCCGACTTCTCCGACATGAACCGCGCCATGCGGGAGCGGGACGTGCCGCGCATCCGCGAGATCTGGGCGAAGCTCGTCGAGAAACTCGACAACCAGACCTTCTACGGCTTCCTCTGCGACTCCGAGGCGTTCAAGTCCTTCCGGCACCGCGAGATCTTCGGCCAGGTCGGCTTCGGCACCGGCGGCTGGGACACCGACTTCCCGAACTCCATCCTGGAGATCCTGCGGGTCGTCTACACCGAGGCCGACGACCACCACCGCGGCATCGTCGGCGGGTCCCAGCAGCTCCCGCTGCGCCTGTGGGAGCGCGAGCCGGAGAAGATCGTCCACTGGCCGTACGGCACCTCGCTGAAGAGCCTGCACGCGGACGGCGAACCGCGCCCCGCCGTGACCCGGCTGCACCGCACCGCGGGCAACCGGATCACCGTGACGGACGCGAACGGCGACATCCGCACGTACCAGGCGGCGATCTTCACCGCCCAGTCCTGGATGCTGCTGTCCAAGATCGCCTGTGACGACTCGCTCTTCCCGATCGACCACTGGACCGCCATCGAGCGCACCCACTACATGGAGTCCTCGAAGCTCTTCGTGCCCGTCGACCGGCCGTTCTGGCTGGACAAGGACGAGGAGACGGGGCGGGACGTCATGTCGATGACGCTCACCGACCGCATGACCCGCGGCACGTACCTGCTGGACGACGGCCCGGACAAGCCCGCCGTGATCTGCCTGTCGTACACCTGGTGCGACGACAGCCTGAAGTGGCTGCCGCTGTCCGCGAGCGAGCGGATGGAGGTCATGCTGAAGTCGCTCGGCGAGATCTACCCGAAGGTCGACATCAGGAAGCACATCATCGGCAACCCGGTGACCGTCTCCTGGGAGAACGAGCCCTACTTCATGGGCGCGTTCAAGGCCAACCTGCCCGGTCACTACCGCTACCAGCGGCGCCTGTTCACGCACTTCATGCAGGAGTCGCTGGCCGAGGACAAGCGGGGCATCTTCCTCGCCGGCGACGACATCTCCTGGACGGCCGGCTGGGCCGAGGGCGCGATCCAGACCGCGCTGAACGCGGTCTGGGGCGTCATGCACCACTTCGGCGGCGAGACCGACCCGACCAACCCGGGCCCCGGCGACGTCTACGACGAGATCGCTCCGGTGGAACTGCCCGAGGACTGA
- a CDS encoding carbon-nitrogen hydrolase family protein, whose amino-acid sequence MRTALLQSSGRPGSVAENLEVLDAAAGRAAASGAALLAAPEMFLTGYAIGDDIARLAEPADGDSADAVADIAGRHGLAVVYGYPERDGETVYNSAQLISADGTRLANYRKTHLFGCAERDHFTPGEQSLVQARLGGLTVGIMICYDVEFPENARAHALAGTDLLVVPTANMHPFQFVAESLVPVRAWENQMYVAYVNRVGHEGEFEFFGLSALAGPDGIARSRAGRGEELIVADADPAFLAASREANPYLKDRRPGLYGSLV is encoded by the coding sequence ATGCGCACCGCCCTGCTCCAGAGCTCCGGCCGCCCCGGCTCCGTCGCCGAGAACCTCGAGGTCCTCGACGCCGCCGCGGGCCGCGCCGCCGCCTCCGGCGCCGCGCTGCTGGCCGCGCCGGAGATGTTCCTCACCGGGTACGCGATCGGCGACGACATCGCCCGCCTCGCCGAGCCCGCCGACGGCGACTCCGCCGACGCGGTCGCGGACATCGCGGGGCGGCACGGCCTGGCCGTCGTCTACGGCTACCCGGAGCGCGACGGCGAGACGGTGTACAACTCCGCCCAGCTGATCTCCGCCGACGGCACCCGGCTCGCGAACTACCGCAAGACCCACCTCTTCGGCTGCGCCGAGCGCGACCACTTCACCCCGGGCGAGCAGTCCCTCGTGCAGGCCCGGCTGGGCGGCCTGACCGTCGGCATCATGATCTGCTACGACGTCGAGTTCCCGGAGAACGCGCGCGCCCACGCCCTGGCCGGCACCGACCTGCTCGTCGTGCCGACCGCGAACATGCACCCGTTCCAGTTCGTCGCCGAGTCCCTGGTGCCGGTGCGCGCCTGGGAGAACCAGATGTACGTCGCGTACGTCAACCGGGTGGGCCACGAGGGCGAGTTCGAGTTCTTCGGGCTCTCCGCCCTGGCCGGGCCCGACGGGATCGCCCGCAGCCGCGCCGGCCGCGGCGAGGAGCTGATCGTCGCCGACGCCGACCCCGCCTTCCTCGCCGCCTCCCGCGAGGCCAACCCGTACCTGAAGGACCGCCGTCCCGGCCTGTACGGGTCCCTGGTCTGA